Part of the bacterium genome is shown below.
GTACGGGAACACGACGGCGGCGTCGATCCCGATCGCGCTCGACGAGTGCGTCGAGCAGGGCCGGATCCGGGAAGGGGACATCGTCTGTCTCGCCTCGTTCGGTTCCGGATTCACCTGGGCCTCGTCGCTCCTCCGCTGGTAGCGTGGAGACGTGCGGATCCGGGAGATGAGCCCGTCGGACCTCGACGGCGTGATGGCGATCGAGGAGGTCTCCTTCCCGACGCCCTGGTCCCGGGAGATGTTCCTCGAGGATTTCCCGCGCGATTTCTCCGATACCCTTGTCGCGGCGGGGGCGGAGGACGAGGTCCTCGGATACGCCGTCTGCTGGACCCTCGCGGGGGAGTCCCACCTGTTGAACATCGCCGTCCACCCGGCGCGGCGGGGGCGGGGGATCGGCCGGGCTCTCCTGTCCGAGTGCATCCGCCGAGCGGCGGGGGCGGGGGCTTCGCGGGTCTTCCTCGAGGTGCGCGCCGGTAACGAGGCCGCGCAGCGGCTCTACCGTTCGATGGGGTTCGAGTTCCGGGGGATCCGGAAGGGGTATTACACCGACACGGGGGAGGACGCCGTCATCTTCGATCGGGAGGTACGGGGAAGCGATGCCGCACGGTAGCCCTGGCCTGCATTTCTCACCAGGGTTCGTCGCGAGGGGGTGGAGACGGGTGTGGATACAAGGCGCGCGACGGGAGGGCCCCGGAGGCGTAGTTGAAACTACGCTGAGGAGCCCGACCGAGCGCAACGCAGTAGACATGCCCGTATCCGCCGCCGTAGCAGAAGGCTGGTGAGAAATGCAGGCCAAGTTCGTCCACGGGAAGATCCTTCACAACACGGGGAGGGGCATCTTCTACCGGATGGAGGTGGCGATCCCCGACCGGATCGACTTCGTCCCCGGCCAGTTCGCGATGGTTTCGGGGTGGCCGGGGAACGATCCGCTGCTGCCGCGGCCTCTTGCGATCTTCCGTTCCGGCGGGGTCCGGGGGAAAGGGACCGTCGAGTTCGTTTACAAGGTCGTCGGGCGCGGGACCGCCCTCCTGTCCGGCCTTCACGCCGGCGATCCCCTCGCCCTCACGCTGCCGCTCGGGCACGGGTTCGAGTTCCCCGGAGAGGATCGCTCCTGGTGGCTGGTGGGGGGCGGGGTCGGGTTCTCGAGCGTCTTCCCGGCCGCGGCGGCGCTCGACGGGCAACGGGCCGACTTCGAGATCTTCCTCGGGGCGCGCACGCGGGACCAGCTTCCCCCGGGGGAGTGGATCCCCGGCGGCGCCGTCCCGGGCCGGGTCCATCTGTGCACCGACGACGGGACGGCGGGTTTCTTCGGGACCGCCGCGGCGGCCCTCCGGGACCGGATCGACCGGGGGAAATCCTCCGGGCTGGCGCGCGTGGCGATCCTCGCGTGCGGGCCCCGCGAGATGCTGAAGGCCGTAGCGGAACTCGCCCTTCCCCTCGACATTCGCGTTCAGGTATCCCTCGAAAGCCATATGGCGTGCGGCTTCGGCGTCTGCTGGGGGTGCGTTACGGCGGTTCGGGACGGCGAGAAGTCCGTGTACCGCAGGGTCTGCAGGGAAGGACCGGTTTTCGACGCGAAGGGGGTGGTCTGGTGACGCAGCCCGTGTCCCCCGACCTCTCCGCGCGCGTGGGGAGCCTGCTTCTCAAGAACCCGGTGATGAGCGCCTCCGGCACCTTCGGTTACGGACTCGAATTCACCCCGTTCTACGACATCTCCCGCCTCGGGGCGGTGATCGTCAAGGGGCTGTCCCTCCTGCCGACGCCGGGCAACGCCCCCGGGCGGATCGTCGAGACCCCCGCGGGGATGCTGAACGCGATCGGCCTCCAGAACATCGGGGTCGAGCGGTTCGTGCACGAGGTGGCGCCGCGGCTCGAGGACGCCGGCGCCGTGTACGTCGCGAACATCTATGGGCGAACGACCGAGGAGTACGAGGCCGTTGCGCGCAGGCTCTCCGAGGTCCCCGCGCTGGCGGCGATCGAGCTGAACGCCTCCTGCCCCAACGTGAAGGAGGGGGGGATCTCCTTCGGTTCGACCGCCGGGGGGCTTTCCGGACTGACCCGGCGGGTGCGCGCCGCCACGGGGAAGCCGTTGTGGGTGAAGCTCTCCCCGAATGTGTCGGACATCGGCGCGATCGCCCGGGCGGCCGAGGAGGCGGGGGCCGATGCGGTGACCCTCATCAACACCCTCGTCGGAATGGCGGTGGACCCCCGGACGCGCCGGCCGATGCTTTCCAACGTGACGGGTGGCCTTTCCGGCCCGGCGGTGAAGCCGGTCGCGCTCCGGATGGTATGGGAGGCGTGCAAGGCGGTGAAGATCCCGGTGGTCGGGATCGGAGGGATCCAGAGCGCCGGGGACGCCCTCGAGTTCCTGCTGGTGGGAGCCGCCGCCGTGCAGGTGGGGACGGCGAACTTCCGCAATCCGAACGCGTGCGTCGAGATCGTCGACGGGATCCGGGATTTTTTCGTCCGGGAGAAGATCTCCCGCCTCGACGACTACCGTGGGAAGCTCCTCCTGCCGTAGTGCGTCGCCGCCTCTTCGAGGCGGCGCAGCCGATGGGATCGCTCTTTGGTTACGTGGCCGTATTTATGAAATGGAGCACCCGGTATCGGAGCGAAAGAAATGTGTTGTGAGGTACGCCGGTTTCCCTGTAGTATGATGGGGTTTGGGGCTTGGAACGGTGGGCTGGAGCCCACTTTTTTTTTCCTTGATCGTTGGCTATGGACACCGTGAAGATCGAGGCGCTGGCCGGGGAAGTCGCCCGGGATCTATCCCTTTCCCTGTTCGATGTCGAAATCGCGCGGGAAGGGCCGAGGACCATCCTCCGGGTGTTCGTGGAACGTGAGGGCGGGGTTCCCCTTTCCGACATCGCGACGTTCAGCCGGCGGTTCGGCGCGATCCTCGAGGTCGACGACCCCATGGCCGGGCCCTACGTGCTCGAGGTTTCCTCCCCCGGGGTGACGCGGCGGCTGCGGCGGCCGGAGCACTTCGAACGGTCCCTGGGGAAGCGGGTGCGGGTGACTCTCGCGGCGCCGCGGGAAGGCCGGCGGAACCTCGTCGGTCAGCTCTCCGCCTGCGACGGCGAGGGGATCGATGTCGTGGCGGACGGGACGACGTACCGGTTGCCGTACGGCGAGATCCGGAAGGCGAACCTGGATGTGACGCAGGAAGAACTCTTCGGGAAGGGAAAGAAAAAGCGATGATCCTGGACGTGGGACAGATCATTGCCCAGCTGGGCAAGGAAAAAGGGATCGACAAGGCCGTCATCATCGCGGCGATCAAGGAAGCCCTCGAGACCGCCGCGCGGAAGAAGTACGGGATGAACAAGATCCTCGAGGCGGCCTACGATCCCGACACGGGCGAGTTCGAGATCCTGTCGTTCCGCACCGCGGCGGAGACGGTCGACGACCCGGATACGCAGATGACCCTTGAGGAGGCGCAGGTCCTCGATCCCGAGGCGCAGCTTGGCGACAGCCTCGGAGAGCGGCTGAGCACGAAGGACCTGGGACGGATCGCCGCCCAGACGGCGCGCCAGATCATCATGCAGAAGGTGAAGGACGCGGAGCGCGAGGTCATCTACAACGAGTTCATCGGGCGGAAGGGGGAGATCCTGAACGGCATCGTGCAGCGGTACGAGCGCGACTGCCTCGTCATCGATCTCGGGAAGACCGAGGCGATCATGCCCCCGTCGGAGCAGATTCCCCGCGAGCGGTATCGCCAGGGCGACCGGATCCGGGCGTACATCAAGGACGTCACCAAGACATCCCGGGGTCCGGAGATCCTTCTCTCCCGATCCGACCCGAGGGTGATCCTCAAGCTCTTCGAGCAGGAGGTTCCCGAGGTCTACGAGGGGGTGGTCTCCATCCTCAGCGTGGCGAGGGAGCCCGGCTTCCGCACCAAGATCGCGGTGCGCTCCAGGGACCGGGACGTCGACCCCGTCGGCGCGTGCGTCGGCATGAAGGGGTCCCGCGTGCAGAGCGTTGTGCAGGAGCTTCGCGGCGAGCGGATCGACATCATCGCCTGGGACGAGGACCCCGCCCGGTTCGTCTGCAACGCCCTCCAGCCGGCCGAGATCATCCGGGTGCTCGTGAACGAGTCCGGGAAGAGCATGGAGGTGATCGTTCCCGAGGAGCAGCTGCTGCTCGCCATCGGGAAGCGGGGGCAGAACGTGAAGCTCGCCTCCAAGCTGGTCGGCTGGCACATCGAGGTGCGGGCCGAGGGACAGGTCGAGGACGCCCTGAAACGGGCGGAGGGGCTGTTCACGAAAAAGCCGGAGGAGTCGCCCGGGGACGTCCCGCCGCCCGAAGGCATGCCCTCCGAAGCTCCTTCGGCGGAAGGTACCGGCGCGAAGGAGGGCGGGTCCTCCGAAGCGCCTCCACCGGAGGGGACGGACGCCGGCGCGAAGGAGGGCGGGTCCTCCGAAGCGCCTCCACCGGAGGGGACGGACGCCGGCGCGAAGGAGGGCGGGTCCGCCGAAGCGCCCGCCGGGGCGGGGGAGGCGGTCCCGGTGGAAGGCGAGTCGCCCGAAGCCTCTCCGGCGGAGGGGATGGCCGTCGAGGCGAAGGAGGGCGGGCAGTCCTCCGAAGCGCCCGCCGAGGTGGGTGATGCAGGCGCGAAGGAGGGGAGTGTCCCCCCGAAAGAGTAGCGCCTCGGCGCCGCAGCGCACCTGCGTGCAGTGCGGTGCCGTCCGGGACAAGGGCGGGCTGCTTCGGATCGCGGGGAAACCGGGAGCGGGCTGGACGCCCGACCCGGGGGGGAAGCTGCCGGGCCGGGGGATCTATCTCTGTCCCGTCGGGGAGTGCGTCGACCGGTTTGCGGCGAGGATACGGACTACGAAGGGCGCGGCACGCTGGAAAATGGGTGCCGCGGGCAGGGAACTGGCGGACCGCCTGGCCGCATCGCGGCACGGCGGGCGGGCAAATTAGAGGGGGAGTGGATGGAGAAGGTTCGCGTTCGTGATCTGGCCAAGGAAATCGGAATGGCATCGAGCAAGGAGGTCCTCGCCTTCCTCGAGCGGATCGGCGTCAAGGGAAAGTCGGCGTCCAGCAACCTCGAGGGGGAGATGATCGACCGGGTCAGGGCCCATTTCAGGAAACCCGCCCCGCCCCCTCCGCCTCCTCGCACCACCACGTTGACCCGCTCCGACGGGGTGCTGGAGCGCCGTTCGCTGAAGGTGGTCCTGCGCCGCGGGACCCCGACCCCGCCCCCCGCACCCGAGCCGGCCCCCGAGGAGGCGCCCGCGGCGCCCGAAATCGTCGAGGAGACCCCGCCGCCCGTCGTCGAACCCGTCGCCGCCGTCGAAGGGCCGCCGGGCACACCCGTGGAAACGGCCGCCGAGCCGATGGTCGAGCCGCCGGTTCCGGAGCCGACGGTCCGGGTGATCGAAAAGCCCGCCGCCCCCCCCAAGCCGGAGGATGTGCGGAAAGAGAAGGAAAAGAAGTGGAAGAAGACGAGGCCCCACGAGAAGAAGGTTCAAAAGGCGGTCCTCAAGCAGACGATCATCCAGGAAGTCCTCGCCGAGCCGGAGACCGACGCGAAGAAGGCGGAAGGGGCCATCCCCGTGCCCGAGGTCGTGGTCCGGCAGTTCCAGCCCGGCCGCGCCGCGAAGAGAAGGGGAGGGCGGCCGATCCGCGAGAAGAAGGCCCCTTCGACGGTCCCGCCCAAGGCGAGCAAGCGGCTGCTGAAGATCGAGGAGGTGGTGACCGTCGGCGACCTGGCCCATCGCATGGGCGTCAAGGCGGCCGACGTCATCAAGAAGCTGATCGAGATGGGGATGCCCACAACCGTCAACCAGCTCCTCGACGCCGACACCGCCGCGCTCCTCGCGCAGGAGTACGGGTTCGTAGTGGAAAACGTCGCCCCCGAGGTGGAGAGCCTGATCGACCAGGAGGAGGACCGCGCGGAAGACCTTCGGCCGCGGCCCCCGGTGGTCACCATCATGGGACACGTCGATCACGGCAAGACCACGCTGCTCGACGCCATCCGGGAGAGCAACGTCACCGGGTCGGAGGCGGGCGGGATCACCCAGCACATCGGGGCCTATGAAGTGGAGCACGAAGGCAGGCGGGTGGTCTTCCTCGACACGCCGGGCCACGAGGCGTTCACCTCGATGCGCGCCCGGGGCGCCTCCGTGACCGACATCGTCATCCTCGTGGTCGGTGCGGACGACGGCGTGATGCCGCAGACGGTGGAATCGATCGACCACGCCAAGGCGGCGGGGGTGCCGATCGTCGTCGCGGTGAACAAGATCGACAAGCCGGGCGCCCAGCCCGACCGGATCCGGCAGCAGCTCTCCGACCACGGCCTGAATCCCGAGGAGTGGGGCGGCCAGACCCTCTACGCGAACGTCTCCGCGAAGAAAAAGGTTGGCATCAACGAGCTCCTCGAAATCGTTCTCCTGCAGGCGGACGTCCTCGACCTCAAGGGGAACCCGGCGAAGCTCGCCCGCGGCACGGTCATCGAGTCGCGGCTCGAGAAGGGGCGCGGTCCCGTCGCCACCGTACTGGTGGCGGACGGTACGCTGAAGGTGGGCGACGCCATCGTCACGGGGATCCACTACGGGCGCGTCCGCTCGCTGCTGAACCACAAGGGGAAGCGCCTCGACGAGGCCCCCCCGGGGACCCCCGTCGAGATCCAGGGGTTGTCCGGCCTTCCGGATGCCGGCCAGAAGTTCGCCGTCCTGAAGGACGAGCGGACCGCGCGGCAGATCGCCCTTCACCGTGTCGAGAAGGAGCGGGAGCGCGCCGTGGTGCGCCCGCGGATGAGCCTCGAGGAGTTGCACAAGCAGATCGACGAGGGGCTGGTGAAGGAACTGAACATCGTGGTCAAGTCCGACGTCCAGGGATCGATGGAGGCGCTCCGGTTCTCCCTCGACAAGCTGGCCGACGCGAAGGTCAAGGTCGCCGTCATCCACTCCGGCGTCGGGGGGATCTCCGAGTCCGACGTGATGCTCGCCTCCGCCTCCTCCGCCGTGATCATCGGGTTCAACGTCCGTCCGGAGCCGAAGGCGGCCGTCCTCGCGGAACGCGAGGGGATCGACATCCGTCTCTACTCCGTCATCTACGACGTGGTGGACGACGTGAAAAAGGCGATGGAGGGGCTCCTCGAACCGACCCTGAAGGAGGTGGTGATGGGCCGGGCGGAGGTGCGCAACATGTTCCACATCTCCAAGATCGGCACGATCGCCGGCTGCAGCGTCCTGTCGGGAAAGATCGCCCGCGGCGCGAACATCCGCCTCCTCCGGGACAGCGTGGTGGTGCACGAGGGGAAGCTCTCCTCCCTGAAGCGGTTCAAGGACGACGTCAGGGAGGTCGCGGAGGGGTACGAGTGTGGCCTCGGGATCGACGGGTACAACGACCTCCAGGTGGGCGACCAGATCGAGGCGTACGTGATCGAGAAGATCGCCGGCACGCTGGCGTGACGCACCGGGGCCGGGGAAAACGGTGCTGGTGGCGGTCCTGATCGCGGAGTTGCTCTTTCCGGACGCTGCGTCCCTCAAGGACAAGCGGCGTCGCCTCGCGGGCCTCGTCGCGCGGATCCGCGCCAACTACCCCGTTTCGGTCGCCGAGGTGGGGGGACGGGATCTCTGGCAGCGCGGGACCGTCGGCGCGGCGCTGGTGACCACCGACGGGCGCCTCGCCCGTTCGATGCTCGACCGGATCGCCGGCGGGATCGGCCGCGACGGCGAGGTGGAGCTTCTCTCCTCCCGCGTCGAGTTCTTCCACCCCGAGGGGGGCGAAACCGAATGAAGGGTCGCGGCGACCGCCCCGCGCGCGTCGGTGAGAAGATCCGGGAGGAGCTCTCCCTCCTCCTCCTTCGAAGGGTGAACGATCCCGGACTGGCGCCGGTAACCGTCACCGAGGTTTCCGTCACTCCCGACCTTCGGATCGCCCACGTGAACTACTCCGCGCTCGTGGCGAAGGAGCAGCGTCCGGCCGTGGCCAAGGCGCTCCGTCGGTCCTCCGGGTTTCTGCGGCGGGAGCTCGGCCATCTCCTCGGCCTGCGATACGCCCCCGAACTCCAGTTCCACTACGACGACTCGTTCGACCGCGGCGCCCGGATCGACGCGATCCTGCGGGATATTCCGCAGGGGAAGGAGACTCCGGATGAGGGGTGACCTCTCCGCGATCTGCGGGATCCTGCGGGAAAAGGGCAGCTTCCTCATCGCCTGCCACGAAAATCCGGAAGGGGACGCGATCGGGTCCGAGCTGGCGCTCGCCCTCGCATTGCGGAAGATGGGGAAGACCGCGACGGTGCTGAACGCCGACCCGGTTCCCGCGAACCTTCTCTTCCTTCCGGGGGCCGACACGATCGTCTTCGAGGAGGACGGCTCGAAGTACGACGTGGCGGTCGTGGTGGATTGCGGCTCCCCGGAGCGGACGGGCCGCATCGGCGAGGAACTCCGGAAGTGCCCGCTGCTCGTCAACATCGACCATCATCGGACGAACGGCGATCTCGGGGACCTCGCCCTGGTCGATCCCAATGCCGCCGCCACGGGGCTCCTCGTCCACCGGGTCCTGTCGGCGATGGGGTACGAGATCGGCCTCGACGTGGCGACCAACATCTACGTCGCGATCCTCACCGACACCGGGTCGTTCCATTACGGGAGCTCCTCGCCGGAAGCGTTCGAGGTCGCCGGAGAAATGGTGCGACGCGGAGTCGATCCGTGGGCCGTGGCGGAGCAGGTGTACGAGACGCAGAGCGCCGGCCGTCTCCGGCTGCTCGGCCGTGTGCTCGGTTCCCTCGAGGTCTCGGCGGGCGGCAAGGTGGCCTGCGTCACCACGATGCGCGAAGACCTGCGGGAGTTCGCCGCCGGGAAGGACGCCCTCGAGGGGTTCATCAACTACCCCCGCTCCATCGTCGGCGCCGAAGTCGCCGTCTCCCTTCGCGAAGAGGAGGAGGGCGTCTTCCGCGTGAGCTTACGCTCCAAGGGGCGCGTCGACGTCTCCGCCGTCGCCGCCCGGTTCGGGGGGGGAGGGCACCACAATGCCGCCGGATGCACCGTCACGGGGACCCTCGCGGACGTGAAGAAGAAGGTGCTCGGGGCGCTTGCGGCTGCGCTGTCGTGACGGCAGGGGTGCTGGTCCTCGACAAGCCCCGGGGGATCACCTCCTTCGACGCGGTGCAGGCCGTGGGACGGATCCTCAAGGAGCGGAAGTGCGGCCATGCCGGCACGCTCGACCCGATGGCCACCGGCGTCCTGCCGGTTTGCGTCGGGGCCGCCACGAAGATCTCCGGCTACCTCATGGAAGAGGAGAAGGAGTACGAGGCGGAGTTCACGTTCGGCGTCGCGACGGACACCGGCGACGCCACGGGGAAGCCCGTGGAGGAGCGACCCGGGGCCATGGCAACGGAACGCGCGGTGACGGAGGCGCTGGCGGCCCTGGTGGGGACGTTCGAGCAGGTCCCCCCTGCGTACTCCGCGGTCAAGGTGGGCGGCGTCCGCTCCTACACGCTCGCCCGGAAGGGGATGGAGGTTCCTCTCGCGGCGCGCCGGGTCACGGTCCGCGAGGCGCGGCTCCTCTCCATCGGGCCGGACCGGTTTCGGGCCTCCCTCGCCGTGTCGAAGGGGTTCTACGTCCGTTCGCTGCCGCGCGATCTGGGCGCGCGTCTCGGGGTTCCGTTGACGGTCTCGGAGCTGCGGCGCACCCGGGTGGGGGATTTCTCCGCGGATCAGGCGGTGACGCTGGATGCGCTCCGAGAACGGGCACGGGGCGCCGGCGTGGTCTCCCTGCTCATCCCGATCGTCGACGCGCTCGGACGGTTCCCGCGCTGGGAGGTGCCTGCGGAGGCGATCTCCCAGGTTCGCAACGGTCGTCTTTCGGGTCCGTGGCTGGTCGAGCGGGCCGCGGCT
Proteins encoded:
- a CDS encoding ribosome maturation factor RimP, translated to MDTVKIEALAGEVARDLSLSLFDVEIAREGPRTILRVFVEREGGVPLSDIATFSRRFGAILEVDDPMAGPYVLEVSSPGVTRRLRRPEHFERSLGKRVRVTLAAPREGRRNLVGQLSACDGEGIDVVADGTTYRLPYGEIRKANLDVTQEELFGKGKKKR
- the infB gene encoding translation initiation factor IF-2, yielding MEKVRVRDLAKEIGMASSKEVLAFLERIGVKGKSASSNLEGEMIDRVRAHFRKPAPPPPPPRTTTLTRSDGVLERRSLKVVLRRGTPTPPPAPEPAPEEAPAAPEIVEETPPPVVEPVAAVEGPPGTPVETAAEPMVEPPVPEPTVRVIEKPAAPPKPEDVRKEKEKKWKKTRPHEKKVQKAVLKQTIIQEVLAEPETDAKKAEGAIPVPEVVVRQFQPGRAAKRRGGRPIREKKAPSTVPPKASKRLLKIEEVVTVGDLAHRMGVKAADVIKKLIEMGMPTTVNQLLDADTAALLAQEYGFVVENVAPEVESLIDQEEDRAEDLRPRPPVVTIMGHVDHGKTTLLDAIRESNVTGSEAGGITQHIGAYEVEHEGRRVVFLDTPGHEAFTSMRARGASVTDIVILVVGADDGVMPQTVESIDHAKAAGVPIVVAVNKIDKPGAQPDRIRQQLSDHGLNPEEWGGQTLYANVSAKKKVGINELLEIVLLQADVLDLKGNPAKLARGTVIESRLEKGRGPVATVLVADGTLKVGDAIVTGIHYGRVRSLLNHKGKRLDEAPPGTPVEIQGLSGLPDAGQKFAVLKDERTARQIALHRVEKERERAVVRPRMSLEELHKQIDEGLVKELNIVVKSDVQGSMEALRFSLDKLADAKVKVAVIHSGVGGISESDVMLASASSAVIIGFNVRPEPKAAVLAEREGIDIRLYSVIYDVVDDVKKAMEGLLEPTLKEVVMGRAEVRNMFHISKIGTIAGCSVLSGKIARGANIRLLRDSVVVHEGKLSSLKRFKDDVREVAEGYECGLGIDGYNDLQVGDQIEAYVIEKIAGTLA
- a CDS encoding bifunctional oligoribonuclease/PAP phosphatase NrnA — translated: MRGDLSAICGILREKGSFLIACHENPEGDAIGSELALALALRKMGKTATVLNADPVPANLLFLPGADTIVFEEDGSKYDVAVVVDCGSPERTGRIGEELRKCPLLVNIDHHRTNGDLGDLALVDPNAAATGLLVHRVLSAMGYEIGLDVATNIYVAILTDTGSFHYGSSSPEAFEVAGEMVRRGVDPWAVAEQVYETQSAGRLRLLGRVLGSLEVSAGGKVACVTTMREDLREFAAGKDALEGFINYPRSIVGAEVAVSLREEEEGVFRVSLRSKGRVDVSAVAARFGGGGHHNAAGCTVTGTLADVKKKVLGALAAALS
- the truB gene encoding tRNA pseudouridine(55) synthase TruB, coding for MTAGVLVLDKPRGITSFDAVQAVGRILKERKCGHAGTLDPMATGVLPVCVGAATKISGYLMEEEKEYEAEFTFGVATDTGDATGKPVEERPGAMATERAVTEALAALVGTFEQVPPAYSAVKVGGVRSYTLARKGMEVPLAARRVTVREARLLSIGPDRFRASLAVSKGFYVRSLPRDLGARLGVPLTVSELRRTRVGDFSADQAVTLDALRERARGAGVVSLLIPIVDALGRFPRWEVPAEAISQVRNGRLSGPWLVERAAASRGDLALLVTSLREPLAIVGRDPAGLWKIVRGI
- a CDS encoding dihydroorotate dehydrogenase is translated as MSASGTFGYGLEFTPFYDISRLGAVIVKGLSLLPTPGNAPGRIVETPAGMLNAIGLQNIGVERFVHEVAPRLEDAGAVYVANIYGRTTEEYEAVARRLSEVPALAAIELNASCPNVKEGGISFGSTAGGLSGLTRRVRAATGKPLWVKLSPNVSDIGAIARAAEEAGADAVTLINTLVGMAVDPRTRRPMLSNVTGGLSGPAVKPVALRMVWEACKAVKIPVVGIGGIQSAGDALEFLLVGAAAVQVGTANFRNPNACVEIVDGIRDFFVREKISRLDDYRGKLLLP
- a CDS encoding DUF503 domain-containing protein; the protein is MLVAVLIAELLFPDAASLKDKRRRLAGLVARIRANYPVSVAEVGGRDLWQRGTVGAALVTTDGRLARSMLDRIAGGIGRDGEVELLSSRVEFFHPEGGETE
- a CDS encoding YlxR family protein, translating into MSPRKSSASAPQRTCVQCGAVRDKGGLLRIAGKPGAGWTPDPGGKLPGRGIYLCPVGECVDRFAARIRTTKGAARWKMGAAGRELADRLAASRHGGRAN
- the rbfA gene encoding 30S ribosome-binding factor RbfA, producing MKGRGDRPARVGEKIREELSLLLLRRVNDPGLAPVTVTEVSVTPDLRIAHVNYSALVAKEQRPAVAKALRRSSGFLRRELGHLLGLRYAPELQFHYDDSFDRGARIDAILRDIPQGKETPDEG
- a CDS encoding dihydroorotate dehydrogenase electron transfer subunit, giving the protein MQAKFVHGKILHNTGRGIFYRMEVAIPDRIDFVPGQFAMVSGWPGNDPLLPRPLAIFRSGGVRGKGTVEFVYKVVGRGTALLSGLHAGDPLALTLPLGHGFEFPGEDRSWWLVGGGVGFSSVFPAAAALDGQRADFEIFLGARTRDQLPPGEWIPGGAVPGRVHLCTDDGTAGFFGTAAAALRDRIDRGKSSGLARVAILACGPREMLKAVAELALPLDIRVQVSLESHMACGFGVCWGCVTAVRDGEKSVYRRVCREGPVFDAKGVVW
- the rimI gene encoding ribosomal protein S18-alanine N-acetyltransferase, with the translated sequence MSPSDLDGVMAIEEVSFPTPWSREMFLEDFPRDFSDTLVAAGAEDEVLGYAVCWTLAGESHLLNIAVHPARRGRGIGRALLSECIRRAAGAGASRVFLEVRAGNEAAQRLYRSMGFEFRGIRKGYYTDTGEDAVIFDREVRGSDAAR
- the nusA gene encoding transcription termination factor NusA, whose protein sequence is MILDVGQIIAQLGKEKGIDKAVIIAAIKEALETAARKKYGMNKILEAAYDPDTGEFEILSFRTAAETVDDPDTQMTLEEAQVLDPEAQLGDSLGERLSTKDLGRIAAQTARQIIMQKVKDAEREVIYNEFIGRKGEILNGIVQRYERDCLVIDLGKTEAIMPPSEQIPRERYRQGDRIRAYIKDVTKTSRGPEILLSRSDPRVILKLFEQEVPEVYEGVVSILSVAREPGFRTKIAVRSRDRDVDPVGACVGMKGSRVQSVVQELRGERIDIIAWDEDPARFVCNALQPAEIIRVLVNESGKSMEVIVPEEQLLLAIGKRGQNVKLASKLVGWHIEVRAEGQVEDALKRAEGLFTKKPEESPGDVPPPEGMPSEAPSAEGTGAKEGGSSEAPPPEGTDAGAKEGGSSEAPPPEGTDAGAKEGGSAEAPAGAGEAVPVEGESPEASPAEGMAVEAKEGGQSSEAPAEVGDAGAKEGSVPPKE